The following proteins are co-located in the bacterium genome:
- a CDS encoding LON peptidase substrate-binding domain-containing protein produces MTELPRHIPLFPLPNAVLFPGVPLPLHIFEPRYREMVRDVERGEDKLIGMVLLRGEWRAAYYARPEVYPVGCAGRLVSVEPLADGRYNILLQGVREFALLDELPGGSYRRAEIAWRAPEAAGVPSGLRTRLHALVQRYLEERELTLASRLLSDPTLSDELLINFLCYALDFSPMEKQALLEAPGLADRGRRLCDVVHFALEARVPGGEPDKWYH; encoded by the coding sequence ATGACCGAGCTGCCGCGGCACATTCCGCTCTTCCCGCTCCCCAACGCGGTGCTCTTCCCCGGCGTGCCGCTGCCGCTGCACATCTTCGAGCCGCGCTATCGCGAGATGGTGCGCGACGTCGAGCGGGGCGAGGACAAGCTGATCGGCATGGTCCTGCTGCGCGGCGAGTGGCGCGCGGCGTACTATGCCCGGCCGGAGGTCTATCCCGTCGGCTGCGCCGGCCGCCTGGTCAGCGTCGAGCCGCTGGCGGACGGCCGCTACAACATCCTGCTGCAGGGCGTCCGCGAATTCGCGCTGCTCGACGAGCTGCCGGGCGGCAGCTATCGGCGGGCCGAGATCGCCTGGCGCGCCCCCGAGGCGGCGGGCGTGCCGAGCGGACTGCGAACCCGCCTGCATGCCCTGGTGCAGCGCTACCTGGAGGAGCGGGAGCTGACGCTGGCGTCGCGCCTGCTCTCCGACCCGACGCTGTCCGATGAGCTGCTGATCAACTTCCTCTGCTACGCGCTCGACTTCTCCCCGATGGAAAAGCAGGCCCTGCTCGAGGCCCCAGGCCTCGCCGATCGCGGCCGGCGCCTGTGCGATGTCGTGCACTTCGCGCTCGAGGCGCGGGTGCCCGGCGGCGAGCCCGACAAGTGGTATCACTGA
- a CDS encoding NADH-quinone oxidoreductase subunit I produces the protein MKRREALTVWERTYLPQIFGGLMVTFYRFFKNLGLHGLHAVGLATETRAAVTTQWPDEIKLYPDNFRGSHRLTLKEDNSVRCTACFLCATACPANCIFIEAGEHPDPHVEKFPLRYEIDTLRCIYCGLCVEACPCDAIRMDTYVHPRIWGYSRKDFIETKDIFIHRSKVLAERGRHGLIEEMVEDYRRLDNEAITVAR, from the coding sequence ATGAAACGACGCGAAGCGTTGACCGTCTGGGAACGCACCTATCTGCCGCAGATCTTCGGCGGCCTGATGGTGACGTTCTACCGCTTCTTCAAGAACCTCGGGCTGCACGGACTGCACGCGGTCGGGCTCGCCACCGAGACGCGGGCGGCGGTCACCACCCAGTGGCCCGACGAGATCAAGCTCTACCCCGACAACTTCCGCGGCAGCCATCGTCTGACCCTGAAGGAGGACAACTCGGTGCGCTGCACCGCGTGCTTCCTCTGCGCGACGGCGTGTCCCGCCAACTGCATCTTCATCGAGGCGGGCGAGCATCCCGACCCGCACGTGGAGAAATTCCCCCTCCGCTACGAGATCGACACCCTGCGCTGCATCTACTGCGGCCTCTGCGTCGAGGCCTGTCCGTGCGACGCAATCCGCATGGACACCTACGTGCACCCCCGCATCTGGGGCTATTCGCGCAAGGACTTCATTGAGACCAAGGACATCTTCATCCATCGGTCCAAGGTCCTCGCCGAGCGCGGTCGCCACGGACTGATCGAGGAGATGGTCGAGGACTACCGCAGGCTCGACAACGAGGCGATCACGGTCGCGCGCTGA
- the moeB gene encoding molybdopterin-synthase adenylyltransferase MoeB — translation MSKTYRDIMAEARQAVPEWTPDEVRQRMSNGGGYTLLDVREKEEYREGHLPGAVSVPRGFLDMRIEEAVPDKNAPIILYCAGGTRSLLAGRTLRELGYTNLVSMSGGFSAWKNGGHPWQADRQFTADQLNRYSRHFLLPEVGEAGQAKLLDAKVLCIGAGGLGSPTAFYLAAAGVGTIGIVDMDVVDVSNLQRQILHTNDRVGMPKVESAQKTLNALNPDIKVIGYQERVSSENIMELIRDYDVIVDGCDNFPTRYLVNDACYIAKKPNVHGSIFQFEGQATVFYPDQGPCYRCLFPEPPPPGAAPSCQEAGVLGVLPGLVGCVQALETMKLILGAGRPLIGRMIYFDTLSMELRIHKLRRDPACPLCGERPTVTELIDYEEFCGLRNSGAPAHP, via the coding sequence ATGAGCAAGACGTACCGCGACATCATGGCCGAAGCCCGCCAGGCGGTTCCCGAATGGACGCCCGACGAGGTGCGCCAGCGGATGTCCAATGGCGGCGGCTACACGCTGCTCGACGTCCGCGAGAAGGAGGAGTACCGCGAGGGGCATCTGCCCGGCGCGGTCTCGGTGCCGCGCGGATTCCTCGACATGCGGATCGAGGAGGCCGTGCCCGACAAGAACGCGCCCATCATCCTGTACTGCGCCGGCGGCACGCGCTCGCTGCTCGCCGGACGGACGCTGCGCGAGCTCGGGTACACCAACCTGGTGTCGATGTCGGGCGGCTTCAGCGCCTGGAAGAACGGTGGGCACCCGTGGCAGGCGGACCGCCAGTTCACGGCCGATCAGCTCAATCGCTACAGCCGCCACTTCCTGCTGCCGGAAGTCGGCGAGGCGGGACAGGCCAAGTTGCTCGACGCCAAGGTGCTGTGCATCGGCGCCGGTGGGCTGGGCTCGCCGACGGCATTCTATCTCGCCGCGGCGGGCGTCGGAACGATCGGCATCGTCGACATGGACGTGGTCGACGTCAGCAATCTGCAGCGGCAGATCCTCCACACCAACGACCGCGTCGGCATGCCCAAGGTCGAGTCGGCGCAGAAGACGCTCAACGCGCTCAACCCCGACATCAAGGTGATCGGCTACCAGGAGCGGGTGAGCTCCGAGAACATCATGGAGCTCATCCGCGACTACGACGTCATCGTCGACGGCTGCGACAACTTCCCCACCCGCTATCTGGTGAACGACGCCTGCTACATCGCCAAGAAGCCGAACGTGCACGGCAGCATCTTCCAGTTCGAGGGCCAGGCGACGGTCTTCTATCCCGACCAGGGACCCTGCTACCGCTGCCTGTTCCCGGAGCCGCCGCCGCCGGGCGCGGCGCCGAGCTGCCAGGAGGCGGGCGTCCTCGGCGTGCTGCCTGGCCTGGTCGGCTGCGTGCAGGCGCTCGAGACGATGAAGCTCATCCTCGGCGCCGGCCGGCCGCTGATCGGGCGGATGATCTACTTCGACACGCTGAGCATGGAGCTGCGCATCCACAAGCTGCGCAGGGATCCGGCCTGCCCGCTGTGCGGCGAGCGGCCGACGGTCACCGAGCTCATCGACTACGAGGAGTTCTGCGGCCTCCGCAACAGCGGCGCGCCGGCACACCCCTGA
- a CDS encoding MoaD/ThiS family protein — protein sequence MRVQVKLFATLRKYMPAGKAGDTVTVDVPEDATVGDLVARLGIPAEHARMAVAAGEQLDLAARLPPGVEINLFPPLAGGA from the coding sequence ATGCGCGTGCAGGTGAAGCTGTTCGCGACGCTGCGCAAGTACATGCCCGCGGGCAAGGCCGGCGACACCGTGACGGTGGACGTGCCGGAGGACGCGACGGTCGGCGACCTGGTCGCCCGCCTGGGCATTCCCGCCGAGCACGCGCGGATGGCGGTCGCCGCCGGCGAGCAGCTCGATCTCGCGGCGCGCCTGCCGCCCGGCGTCGAGATCAATCTCTTTCCGCCCCTGGCTGGAGGGGCGTGA
- a CDS encoding transketolase, giving the protein MEQAVTTSPGRSTAADRIDQLRARAARLREHSLRATSEAGSGHPSSCLSAADLVAALFFDVLRYDPSDPGNPECDRFVLSKGHAAPLLYAAWAEAGAIPHEQLLTLRRIDSPLEGHPTPHFPGTVAATGSLGQGLSVGVGLAWNAKQLSHADQRIYVLCGDGEVAEGSVWEAIALAAHQQLDNLIAIVDVNGLGQSQRTMYGFDVAGYAARFASFGWHAIPIDGHDMEAIVAAFEEASAVRGQPVAIIARTKKGQGVSALVDKDNWHGKAVPKGADLDAALAEVRTAAPPVALSPVARRGNARRPAAAARTPMAAPDYPPDAQVATREAYGTALAKLGAVDPAVAVIDADTKNSTFAERFLAAHPQRYLEAYIAEQNMVGVAVGLSAAGRTPFVSSFACFLTRAFDHIRMAAISRANLKLAGSHCGVSIGEDGPSQMGLEDLAMMRAVPHAVVLYPADAVSTERLVEAMAATRGIHYLRLTRPKAPVLYGPSEQFPIGGSKVLRQSDADRLTIVAAGVTLVEALGAHERLAREGIAVRVVDAYSVKPIDVAGLRAAARASGGRVLVVEDHYADGGLGDAVLNALSGEPVQVTKQAVNDVPRSGKPAELLARFGLDAASIAQRVRELLA; this is encoded by the coding sequence ATGGAGCAGGCCGTGACGACGTCGCCGGGACGCAGCACCGCCGCCGACCGCATCGACCAGTTGCGGGCGCGCGCGGCGCGCTTGCGCGAGCATTCGCTGCGCGCGACCTCGGAGGCCGGCAGCGGCCATCCCAGCTCCTGCCTGTCGGCCGCCGACCTGGTGGCGGCGCTGTTCTTCGACGTCCTGCGCTACGACCCGAGCGATCCGGGCAACCCCGAGTGCGATCGCTTCGTGCTGTCCAAAGGGCACGCCGCGCCCCTGCTCTACGCCGCCTGGGCGGAAGCGGGCGCCATTCCGCACGAGCAACTGCTCACCCTGCGCCGCATCGACAGCCCGCTCGAGGGGCACCCGACGCCGCACTTTCCCGGTACCGTCGCCGCCACCGGCTCGTTGGGCCAGGGGCTCTCGGTCGGGGTCGGCCTGGCGTGGAACGCGAAGCAGCTCAGCCACGCCGATCAGCGCATCTACGTGCTGTGTGGCGATGGCGAGGTGGCCGAGGGCTCGGTGTGGGAGGCGATCGCGCTCGCCGCGCACCAGCAGCTCGACAACCTGATCGCGATCGTCGACGTCAACGGCCTTGGCCAGAGCCAGCGCACCATGTACGGGTTCGACGTCGCCGGCTACGCGGCGCGCTTCGCGTCGTTCGGCTGGCACGCGATTCCCATCGACGGCCACGACATGGAGGCCATCGTCGCCGCCTTCGAGGAGGCGAGCGCGGTGCGCGGCCAGCCGGTGGCGATCATCGCCCGCACCAAGAAGGGGCAGGGCGTCTCGGCGCTGGTCGACAAGGACAACTGGCACGGCAAGGCGGTGCCCAAGGGCGCCGATCTCGATGCCGCGCTCGCGGAGGTGCGCACCGCCGCCCCGCCGGTCGCGCTGTCGCCGGTCGCCAGGCGCGGCAACGCGCGCCGCCCGGCGGCGGCGGCGCGGACGCCGATGGCGGCGCCCGACTACCCGCCCGACGCCCAGGTGGCGACCCGCGAGGCCTACGGCACCGCGCTGGCGAAGCTCGGCGCGGTCGACCCCGCGGTGGCGGTGATCGATGCCGACACCAAGAACTCCACCTTCGCCGAACGCTTCCTCGCCGCGCATCCGCAGCGCTACCTCGAGGCGTACATCGCCGAGCAGAACATGGTCGGTGTCGCCGTCGGCCTGTCGGCGGCCGGCCGGACGCCGTTCGTGTCCAGCTTCGCCTGCTTCCTCACCCGCGCCTTCGATCACATCCGCATGGCGGCGATCTCGCGCGCCAACCTGAAGCTCGCCGGCTCGCACTGCGGCGTCTCGATCGGCGAGGACGGCCCGTCGCAGATGGGCCTCGAGGATCTGGCGATGATGCGCGCCGTGCCGCACGCGGTGGTGCTCTATCCGGCGGACGCCGTGAGCACCGAGCGCCTGGTCGAGGCGATGGCGGCGACGCGTGGCATCCACTACCTGCGCCTGACGCGGCCGAAGGCGCCGGTGCTGTACGGCCCGAGCGAGCAGTTCCCGATCGGTGGCTCGAAGGTGCTGCGGCAGAGCGACGCGGACCGGCTGACCATCGTTGCCGCCGGCGTCACGCTGGTCGAGGCGCTGGGCGCCCACGAGCGGCTCGCCAGGGAGGGGATCGCGGTGCGGGTCGTCGACGCCTACTCGGTGAAGCCGATCGATGTCGCCGGCCTGCGCGCCGCGGCGCGCGCCAGTGGCGGCCGCGTGCTGGTGGTCGAGGATCACTATGCCGACGGCGGCCTCGGCGACGCGGTGTTGAACGCCCTCAGCGGCGAGCCGGTGCAGGTGACCAAGCAGGCGGTCAACGACGTCCCGCGCTCGGGCAAGCCGGCGGAGCTGCTGGCGAGGTTCGGCCTCGACGCCGCGTCGATCGCGCAGCGCGTCCGCGAGCTGCTGGCGTAG
- a CDS encoding SDR family oxidoreductase, whose product MELRGATALITGGAHRLGRAIGLGLAEHGANVAFTYWSSADAARATCRALEQRGVRVLALRADAADERQMAAVIARVRRAFGRVDVWIANAGVFRRTPLATATPADWNDMMRLNFQTFLVPARRLGPLMVRQGGGCIVAMGDVAALHPWADYLPYSVAKRAVVAHAAWLARALAPAVRVNVIAPGPVLFPPDFPPAARQREIGRTLLRRQGSAADIAEAVRYLAGADYVTGVVLPVDGGRRFA is encoded by the coding sequence GTGGAGCTGCGCGGCGCCACGGCGCTGATCACCGGCGGCGCCCACCGCCTCGGTCGCGCCATCGGCCTCGGCCTCGCCGAGCACGGCGCCAACGTCGCCTTCACCTACTGGTCGTCGGCCGACGCGGCGCGCGCCACCTGCCGCGCCCTCGAGCAACGCGGCGTGCGCGTCCTGGCGCTGCGCGCCGATGCCGCCGACGAGCGCCAGATGGCGGCCGTGATCGCCCGCGTGCGCCGCGCCTTCGGCCGCGTCGACGTCTGGATCGCCAATGCCGGCGTCTTTCGCCGCACGCCGCTCGCCACCGCCACCCCGGCCGACTGGAACGACATGATGCGGCTCAATTTCCAGACCTTCCTGGTCCCGGCGCGCCGCCTCGGCCCGCTGATGGTGCGCCAGGGCGGCGGCTGCATCGTCGCCATGGGCGACGTGGCCGCTCTGCATCCGTGGGCGGACTACCTGCCCTACTCCGTCGCCAAGCGCGCCGTCGTGGCGCACGCCGCATGGCTGGCGCGCGCCCTGGCGCCGGCCGTGCGGGTGAACGTCATCGCGCCGGGACCAGTGCTGTTCCCGCCCGACTTCCCGCCCGCCGCGCGCCAACGCGAGATCGGGCGCACCCTGCTGCGCCGCCAGGGGTCGGCCGCCGACATCGCCGAGGCCGTTCGCTACCTGGCGGGCGCGGACTACGTCACCGGCGTCGTGCTGCCGGTGGACGGAGGACGGCGCTTTGCCTGA
- a CDS encoding SDR family oxidoreductase — MTSLPRANVALVTGAGRGIGRAVAVQLARSGCPVAALARTESDLAQTAAEAAADAAAAPVLALPTDVTRDGDLEHAVRVIIERLGRITVLINNAAFAPPHSPVVKTSLADWDRTLATCLRAPMVLTRLVLPDMLAHGRGTIVNIAAIAGQRGRAGEASYAAAKFGLLGFTQSLFDEVREHGIKVTAIVPGPVSPEPLPPPQRARALRPADIAAAVLQVLAAPPGACPAEIVLEPLHVPEA, encoded by the coding sequence GTGACATCCTTGCCGCGCGCCAACGTGGCGCTGGTCACCGGTGCCGGGCGCGGCATCGGCCGCGCCGTCGCCGTGCAGTTGGCCCGATCCGGCTGTCCCGTCGCGGCGCTCGCCCGCACCGAGAGCGACCTGGCGCAGACGGCCGCCGAAGCCGCCGCCGATGCGGCCGCGGCGCCGGTGCTGGCGCTGCCCACCGACGTCACTCGCGACGGCGATCTCGAGCACGCGGTACGGGTGATCATCGAACGCCTCGGCCGCATCACCGTCCTGATCAACAACGCCGCCTTCGCGCCGCCGCACAGCCCGGTCGTGAAGACGTCGCTGGCCGATTGGGACCGCACGCTGGCCACCTGCCTGCGGGCGCCGATGGTGCTGACGCGGCTGGTGCTGCCCGACATGCTGGCCCACGGCCGCGGCACGATCGTCAACATCGCCGCGATCGCCGGCCAGCGCGGCCGCGCCGGCGAGGCGTCGTATGCCGCCGCCAAGTTCGGCCTGCTGGGCTTCACCCAGTCGCTGTTCGACGAAGTGCGCGAGCACGGAATCAAGGTGACCGCCATCGTCCCCGGCCCGGTCAGCCCCGAGCCGCTGCCGCCGCCGCAGCGCGCCCGCGCCCTGCGGCCGGCGGACATCGCCGCCGCCGTCCTGCAGGTGCTCGCCGCGCCCCCGGGCGCCTGCCCCGCCGAGATCGTGCTCGAGCCACTGCACGTCCCCGAGGCGTGA
- a CDS encoding NADP-dependent malic enzyme — MTDLDKESVALHSQLHGKLEVKSKVGLNDRRDLSLAYTPGVAQVCQEIAKAPARVFELTLKHNTVAVVSDGSAILGIGNLGPEAAIPVMEGKAVLFKEFANVDAFPICLATQDVDEIVQTVRLIAPVFGGINLEDIAAPRCFEVEARLQDLGIPVFHDDQHGTAIVVLAALINALKVAGKKLDECTIVFNGSGASAIACCRLILSYGELGKAPKPGDVIMCDTKGIVHRDRTDLNAFKREIAARTNRRNLSGTLADAMRGADIFIGLSQGNLVSQDMVRSMNRHPIILAMANPIPEIMPDAARDAGAAVIGTGRSDFPNQINNVLAFPGVFRGALDACATVVNEDMKIAAAEALAAYVIEPTPERIIPEALDKQVALRVGKAVADAARRTGVCR; from the coding sequence ATGACTGATCTCGACAAGGAATCCGTTGCCCTCCACTCCCAGTTGCACGGGAAGCTGGAGGTGAAGAGCAAGGTCGGCCTCAACGACCGCAGGGATCTCAGCCTCGCCTACACCCCCGGCGTGGCGCAGGTCTGCCAGGAGATCGCCAAGGCGCCGGCGCGCGTCTTCGAGCTCACCCTGAAGCACAATACGGTCGCCGTCGTCTCCGACGGATCGGCAATCCTCGGCATCGGCAACCTCGGCCCGGAGGCGGCCATCCCGGTCATGGAAGGCAAGGCGGTCCTCTTCAAGGAGTTCGCCAACGTCGACGCCTTCCCGATCTGCCTCGCCACCCAGGACGTCGACGAGATCGTCCAGACGGTGCGTCTGATCGCGCCGGTGTTCGGCGGCATCAACCTCGAGGACATCGCCGCGCCGCGCTGCTTCGAGGTCGAGGCGCGGCTCCAGGACCTCGGCATTCCGGTGTTCCACGACGACCAGCACGGCACCGCCATCGTCGTGCTGGCGGCGCTGATCAATGCGCTCAAGGTCGCCGGCAAGAAGCTCGACGAGTGCACGATCGTCTTCAACGGCAGCGGCGCCTCGGCCATCGCCTGCTGCCGGCTGATCCTCAGCTACGGCGAGCTCGGCAAGGCGCCCAAGCCGGGCGACGTCATCATGTGCGACACCAAGGGCATCGTGCACCGCGATCGCACCGATCTGAACGCCTTCAAGCGGGAGATCGCGGCCCGCACCAACAGGCGCAACCTGTCCGGCACGCTGGCCGACGCGATGCGGGGCGCCGACATCTTCATCGGCCTGTCGCAGGGCAACCTGGTCAGCCAGGACATGGTGCGCAGCATGAACAGGCATCCGATCATCCTGGCGATGGCCAACCCGATCCCGGAGATCATGCCCGACGCGGCGCGCGACGCCGGCGCGGCGGTGATCGGCACCGGCCGCAGCGACTTCCCGAACCAGATCAACAACGTCCTCGCCTTCCCCGGCGTCTTCCGCGGCGCCCTCGACGCCTGCGCCACGGTGGTGAACGAGGACATGAAGATCGCCGCCGCCGAGGCGCTCGCCGCCTACGTGATCGAACCGACGCCGGAGCGCATCATCCCCGAGGCGCTCGACAAGCAGGTGGCGCTGCGCGTCGGCAAAGCCGTCGCCGACGCCGCCCGCCGCACCGGCGTCTGCCGCTGA
- a CDS encoding acetyl-CoA acetyltransferase, whose amino-acid sequence MAAPIYVLGGYQTDFARNWTKENKHIVAMIREGVLGGLEATGLDPKDIEVGHVGNFAAELYAMQGHLGAFLLDVDPGFSGLPTARHEAACASGSIAILAASAEIEAGRYDLAMVVGVEQMKTVDPKRGADFLGTAAWYDREAKGVEFPFPKLFGRLGDEYDKRFGLKSEHLAHISAVNYSNAKRNPLAQTRNWYMTEEHANANDKFNSLIGGRIKISDCSQVTDGCVALFLASEKAAAAYAKKRGIALASIPKLMGWGHRTAPIEFDTKVAESKDNPYVLPHTRQAIVDAFRRAGVKDCWGVQAIETHDCFTTSEYMAIDHFGLTKPGEAWKAIEDGTIEMGGKLPINPSGGLIGAGHPVGATGTRQVLDAFRQVTGTCGDYQVDGARRVATLNIGGSGTTSVCFVVGN is encoded by the coding sequence ATGGCAGCGCCAATCTATGTCCTCGGCGGTTACCAGACCGACTTCGCGCGTAACTGGACCAAGGAGAACAAGCACATCGTCGCGATGATCCGCGAAGGGGTGTTGGGTGGCCTCGAGGCCACCGGCCTCGATCCGAAGGACATCGAAGTCGGCCACGTCGGCAACTTCGCCGCCGAGCTCTACGCGATGCAGGGCCACCTCGGCGCCTTCCTGCTCGACGTGGACCCCGGGTTCTCGGGGCTGCCGACCGCGCGCCACGAGGCCGCCTGCGCGTCCGGCTCGATCGCCATCCTCGCCGCCTCGGCGGAGATCGAGGCTGGCCGTTACGACCTGGCGATGGTCGTCGGCGTCGAACAGATGAAGACCGTCGACCCGAAGCGCGGCGCCGACTTCCTGGGCACCGCCGCCTGGTACGATCGCGAGGCCAAGGGCGTCGAGTTTCCGTTCCCCAAGCTCTTCGGTCGCCTGGGTGACGAGTACGACAAGCGCTTCGGCCTCAAGAGCGAACACCTGGCCCACATCTCCGCGGTCAACTACTCCAACGCCAAGCGCAACCCGCTGGCGCAGACGCGCAACTGGTACATGACCGAGGAGCACGCCAACGCCAACGACAAGTTCAACAGTCTCATCGGCGGCCGCATCAAGATCTCCGATTGCTCGCAGGTGACCGACGGCTGCGTCGCCCTCTTCCTCGCCTCGGAGAAGGCGGCGGCGGCCTACGCCAAGAAGCGCGGCATCGCGCTCGCGTCGATCCCCAAGCTGATGGGCTGGGGGCATCGCACGGCGCCGATCGAATTCGACACCAAGGTCGCCGAGAGCAAGGACAACCCGTACGTCCTGCCGCACACGCGCCAGGCGATCGTCGACGCGTTCCGCCGCGCCGGCGTGAAGGACTGCTGGGGCGTGCAGGCGATCGAGACCCACGACTGCTTCACCACGTCCGAGTACATGGCGATCGATCACTTCGGCCTCACCAAGCCGGGCGAGGCGTGGAAGGCGATCGAGGACGGCACCATCGAGATGGGCGGCAAGCTGCCGATCAACCCGAGCGGCGGCCTGATCGGCGCCGGCCATCCGGTGGGCGCGACCGGCACGCGCCAGGTGCTCGACGCCTTCCGGCAGGTGACCGGCACCTGCGGCGACTACCAGGTCGATGGCGCCCGGCGCGTCGCGACGCTGAACATCGGCGGCAGCGGCACCACCAGCGTCTGCTTCGTCGTCGGCAACTGA
- a CDS encoding 3-hydroxyacyl-CoA dehydrogenase family protein, translating to MVNIERVVVLGANGTMGAGSAEVFAAGGCDVVLLARSTEKAREGLVGAQNMAKSITIGNRMSVGTYDGDFNEAVGKADLIFEALAEDMEIKKAFFDRVDAVRRPDSIVATVSSGLSITGMAEGRSESFRRNFLGVHLFNPPSVIVGTEVIPHADTDPRLVPAIVEMLERRFGRVVTLCRDMPAFAGNRVGFKVLNECAQLAAEHGVAFVDYLIGPYTGRAMPPLATVDLVGWDVHRAIVDNVHANTKDEAHQAFQLPTYVAELIEEGHLGNKTPERGGFYRRTKEDGKTLNLVLDPRSGAYKAPADQKVSPLPFVETMRQLHQVGRYGEAFKVFLEARGGEADLARKVVLGYVSYALNRVGDDEVVRDASDIDKIMGFGFNWAPPTVLVDVMGVKPTIAAIEKAGLPVPKVLAQAKPDQRLFNVPGVNVGRFFAA from the coding sequence ATGGTCAACATCGAGCGAGTCGTTGTTCTCGGTGCCAACGGCACCATGGGCGCCGGGAGCGCCGAGGTGTTCGCCGCCGGCGGCTGCGACGTGGTGCTGCTGGCGCGGTCGACCGAGAAGGCCCGCGAGGGGCTGGTCGGGGCGCAGAACATGGCCAAGTCGATCACCATCGGCAACCGCATGTCGGTGGGCACGTACGACGGCGACTTCAACGAGGCGGTCGGCAAGGCGGACCTGATCTTCGAGGCCCTCGCCGAGGACATGGAGATCAAGAAGGCATTCTTCGACCGCGTCGACGCGGTGCGCCGCCCCGATTCGATCGTCGCCACCGTCTCCTCCGGCCTGTCGATCACCGGCATGGCCGAGGGCCGGTCCGAGAGTTTCCGCAGGAACTTCCTCGGCGTCCACCTCTTCAATCCGCCGAGCGTGATCGTCGGCACCGAGGTCATTCCGCACGCCGACACCGACCCCAGGTTGGTGCCGGCGATCGTCGAGATGCTCGAGCGCCGCTTCGGCCGCGTCGTCACCCTGTGCCGTGACATGCCGGCGTTCGCGGGCAACCGGGTCGGCTTCAAGGTCCTCAACGAGTGCGCCCAGCTCGCCGCCGAGCACGGCGTCGCCTTCGTCGACTACCTGATCGGCCCGTACACCGGCCGCGCCATGCCGCCGCTGGCCACCGTCGACCTGGTCGGCTGGGACGTGCACCGCGCCATCGTCGACAACGTCCACGCCAACACCAAGGACGAGGCGCACCAGGCCTTCCAGCTCCCGACCTACGTCGCCGAGCTGATCGAGGAGGGGCATCTCGGCAACAAGACCCCGGAGCGCGGCGGCTTCTATCGTCGCACCAAGGAGGACGGCAAGACGCTGAACCTGGTGCTCGATCCCCGATCCGGCGCCTACAAGGCCCCCGCCGACCAGAAGGTCTCCCCCCTGCCCTTCGTCGAGACGATGCGACAGCTCCACCAGGTCGGACGTTACGGCGAAGCCTTCAAGGTCTTCCTCGAGGCCAGGGGCGGCGAGGCCGATCTCGCCCGCAAGGTGGTGCTGGGATACGTCAGCTACGCCCTGAACCGCGTCGGCGACGACGAGGTGGTGCGCGACGCCAGCGACATCGACAAGATCATGGGCTTCGGCTTCAACTGGGCGCCGCCGACGGTGCTGGTCGACGTCATGGGGGTCAAGCCGACCATCGCCGCGATCGAGAAGGCCGGCCTGCCGGTTCCGAAGGTGCTGGCGCAGGCCAAGCCGGATCAGCGCCTGTTCAACGTTCCGGGGGTCAACGTCGGCCGCTTCTTCGCCGCCTGA